A single genomic interval of Bacillota bacterium harbors:
- the spoIIAA gene encoding anti-sigma F factor antagonist has product MSLEIQKHCDALIVRVYGEFDLRAADHCRRDIDQKLKTQGAKHILFNLGGVTFIDSSGLGVILGRYRKVKENGGKVAISNVPPRVTRILELSGITRLIPVYSSESAALKELT; this is encoded by the coding sequence TTGAGCCTTGAGATTCAGAAACACTGCGATGCTTTAATTGTCAGGGTTTACGGAGAATTTGATTTGAGGGCGGCTGATCACTGCCGGCGCGATATTGACCAAAAACTGAAGACTCAGGGAGCAAAACACATATTGTTTAATTTGGGAGGTGTTACTTTTATAGACAGTTCCGGCCTGGGCGTCATTTTGGGCAGGTACCGGAAAGTTAAAGAGAATGGGGGGAAAGTGGCGATCAGTAATGTACCCCCCAGGGTGACCCGGATCTTGGAATTATCGGGGATCACCCGCCTGATCCCTGTTTACTCCAGTGAATCTGCGGCTTTGAAAGAACTGACTTAG
- the spoVAE gene encoding stage V sporulation protein AE: protein MKFLLAFVIGGLLCVIGQLLMDLTRSSITPAHILVGFVTGGAVLSGLGLYQPLVDLAGAGATIPLSGFGHSLAQGAIRAVQSKGLLGAFAGGVEATAAGLVAAVVFGYAMAVLFNPRS from the coding sequence GTGAAATTTCTCCTTGCATTTGTAATCGGTGGTCTACTGTGCGTAATCGGACAGCTTTTGATGGATCTCACCCGTTCCTCAATTACTCCTGCTCATATTCTTGTAGGTTTTGTGACAGGAGGGGCTGTTTTAAGTGGTCTGGGTTTATACCAGCCACTCGTTGATCTGGCAGGGGCGGGAGCAACCATCCCTCTTTCCGGATTCGGGCATAGTTTGGCCCAGGGCGCAATTCGGGCTGTTCAAAGTAAAGGACTCTTAGGGGCTTTTGCCGGGGGCGTAGAGGCTACAGCTGCCGGACTTGTTGCTGCCGTTGTTTTTGGCTATGCGATGGCAGTGCTTTTTAACCCTCGCAGTTAG
- a CDS encoding acyl-CoA dehydratase activase-related protein translates to MRITYPHMGNLYIVIRALLTSLGLELVLPPPTSNRTVELGVRYAPEFACFPLKLNLGNFLEARELGADTILMAGGVGPCRFGYYAQVQREILEDLGIKMEMVVLEPPDTNWGELKDKIRYLLGDRSWWELVKAIRFAWYKARAVDLVEERVLYLRPRVVQPLELENKYREILHRIDEAPDKRELDRIVKNFFNFSQRLPRKSGSFLRAGLVGEIFTVLEPFANYDLERRLGLLGVEVTRSIFLSGWINEHLFRGLLRVKGTKHAKKLAAPYLNSFVGGHGRETVGSTVDFARQDYDGVIQVAPFTCMPEIVAHSVLPAVTKDYGIPTLTFYLDEQSGEAGIQTRLEAFVDLMAARRERMRKENR, encoded by the coding sequence ATGAGAATCACCTATCCACATATGGGTAATTTATATATTGTGATCAGGGCTTTGTTGACCAGCTTGGGCCTGGAGCTGGTCTTACCCCCTCCTACTTCGAACCGCACTGTGGAGCTGGGGGTGCGGTATGCCCCGGAGTTTGCCTGTTTTCCTTTGAAGCTGAACCTGGGGAATTTTCTTGAAGCGCGGGAGTTAGGAGCAGATACAATCTTGATGGCAGGCGGGGTGGGGCCCTGCCGCTTTGGCTATTATGCCCAGGTGCAGCGTGAAATTCTTGAGGACCTGGGCATTAAGATGGAAATGGTAGTGCTTGAGCCCCCTGATACAAATTGGGGGGAACTCAAGGATAAGATCAGATATCTTTTAGGAGACCGGTCCTGGTGGGAGCTCGTCAAGGCTATTAGATTTGCCTGGTATAAGGCAAGAGCGGTTGACCTGGTCGAAGAAAGGGTTCTTTACCTGCGCCCCCGTGTGGTCCAGCCGCTTGAGTTGGAAAATAAATACCGGGAGATTCTGCACAGGATTGACGAGGCGCCTGATAAAAGAGAACTCGACAGAATTGTCAAGAACTTTTTTAATTTCTCGCAAAGGCTGCCCCGGAAGTCCGGTTCCTTCTTGCGGGCGGGACTTGTAGGAGAGATTTTCACGGTCCTGGAACCGTTTGCTAATTATGATCTCGAACGGAGACTTGGCTTGTTGGGGGTTGAAGTAACCCGGAGCATTTTTTTAAGCGGTTGGATTAACGAGCATCTCTTCAGAGGTCTGTTACGGGTTAAGGGCACGAAACACGCCAAGAAACTGGCTGCCCCCTATCTAAACTCCTTTGTAGGGGGGCACGGCAGGGAGACGGTCGGTTCGACTGTTGATTTCGCCCGGCAGGATTATGACGGGGTAATCCAGGTGGCACCCTTTACATGTATGCCCGAGATTGTCGCACATTCAGTTCTTCCTGCCGTTACGAAAGATTACGGAATCCCTACCTTAACTTTTTATTTAGACGAACAATCCGGAGAAGCAGGAATCCAGACAAGACTCGAGGCGTTTGTTGATTTGATGGCGGCGCGCCGGGAAAGAATGAGAAAGGAGAACCGCTAA
- a CDS encoding acyl-CoA dehydratase activase, with the protein MDLVLGIDVGSVSTNLILLDLAGEPYLTPLYLRTQGRPIAVLQQGLALLEEQLSSGDRICGVGTTGSARFLAGVLTGADIIKNEITAHAVAALRIVPDARTILEIGGQDSKIIILRDGIVVDFAMNTVCAAGTGSFLDQQAFRLNLSIEEFGALALEAANPVRIAGRCTVFAESDMIHKQQMGHALPDIIAGLCEALVRNYLNNVGKGKEVLPPVVFQGGVAANFGMRAAFEKVLKTEIIIPPYYNVMGAYGAALLAREYVKEKGQTNFRGFQVANLQYQPWSFECKGCSNRCEIIEIREGKQVLARWGDRCGRWGTSVGEAEEVKSIS; encoded by the coding sequence ATGGACCTTGTTTTAGGAATTGATGTCGGTTCCGTCAGTACTAACCTGATCTTGCTCGATCTTGCAGGAGAACCCTATTTAACTCCGCTTTATCTTCGAACTCAGGGCCGGCCGATTGCTGTTCTCCAGCAGGGACTTGCTCTCCTGGAAGAACAGCTTTCCTCCGGGGATCGCATCTGCGGCGTGGGAACTACGGGGAGTGCCCGCTTTTTGGCCGGTGTTTTAACTGGTGCAGATATTATCAAAAATGAAATTACAGCACATGCCGTGGCTGCCCTCCGGATTGTACCAGATGCCCGTACGATTTTAGAAATCGGAGGGCAGGATTCAAAGATCATTATTTTGAGAGATGGAATCGTGGTAGATTTTGCTATGAATACGGTCTGCGCCGCAGGGACGGGCTCTTTTCTAGACCAGCAAGCCTTCCGACTTAATCTTTCGATTGAAGAGTTCGGAGCACTCGCACTGGAAGCCGCTAACCCCGTCCGGATCGCCGGCCGCTGCACTGTTTTTGCGGAATCTGACATGATCCACAAGCAGCAGATGGGACATGCCCTGCCCGATATTATTGCCGGTTTATGTGAAGCTTTAGTGCGTAATTATTTAAATAATGTCGGGAAAGGAAAGGAGGTCCTCCCGCCTGTTGTCTTTCAAGGCGGCGTTGCTGCGAACTTTGGAATGCGGGCCGCATTCGAAAAAGTATTGAAAACAGAAATCATCATTCCCCCTTATTATAACGTGATGGGAGCGTATGGGGCAGCCTTGCTGGCCCGTGAGTACGTGAAAGAAAAGGGGCAAACCAACTTTCGAGGTTTTCAGGTGGCTAACCTCCAGTATCAGCCCTGGAGTTTTGAGTGCAAGGGATGTTCGAACAGGTGCGAAATAATCGAGATCAGGGAGGGGAAACAAGTTCTGGCGCGCTGGGGGGATCGTTGCGGGCGCTGGGGTACTTCTGTGGGCGAAGCCGAAGAAGTAAAATCTATCTCTTAA
- a CDS encoding dodecin family protein, which yields MYVKVVELVGESPTSWKDAVRSAVREASKTVNNITGVEIMNLTANVQNGDVVEYKANVKIAYADDEKTR from the coding sequence TTGTACGTAAAAGTTGTTGAACTTGTGGGTGAGTCTCCGACCAGTTGGAAGGATGCAGTAAGGTCTGCAGTTCGGGAAGCCTCGAAGACGGTAAACAATATTACCGGAGTAGAAATTATGAATCTTACAGCAAATGTTCAAAATGGGGATGTTGTAGAGTATAAAGCCAACGTTAAAATAGCCTACGCCGATGATGAAAAAACACGATAA
- the spoVAC gene encoding stage V sporulation protein AC, which produces MNLEQQRQQEMQKEYQELIKQLKPKTRILRNCVYAFLVGGIICLIGQFFLQIYTGQGLGEREAGAATAATMVFLGAFLTGLGVYDVIGKYGGAGSIVPITGFANSIVAPAMEFKREGFVFGVGARLFTIAGPVLVYGFLISALIGIISFLLR; this is translated from the coding sequence ATGAATTTAGAGCAACAAAGGCAGCAGGAAATGCAAAAAGAGTATCAAGAACTCATTAAGCAGCTTAAACCTAAAACTCGTATCTTAAGGAACTGCGTTTACGCTTTTCTGGTGGGTGGAATCATATGTCTGATCGGTCAATTTTTTCTCCAGATTTACACAGGACAGGGCCTGGGCGAACGGGAAGCGGGGGCCGCGACGGCCGCAACAATGGTTTTCCTGGGGGCATTTCTTACGGGGCTGGGAGTTTACGATGTGATTGGAAAGTACGGGGGGGCAGGCTCAATTGTTCCCATTACGGGGTTTGCCAACTCCATTGTAGCTCCGGCGATGGAGTTCAAGCGGGAAGGGTTTGTTTTTGGTGTTGGAGCCCGGCTCTTTACCATCGCGGGACCCGTTCTTGTCTACGGATTCCTGATTTCTGCCCTGATCGGGATCATTTCCTTCCTGCTCCGTTAG
- the spoVAD gene encoding stage V sporulation protein AD, with the protein MGSKLGLHTFLFSQPPFITAGATVVGPMEGQGPLSQTFDWILEDLLFGEQTWEKAEKKMLQESAKLALQKRNLKAQDIDFFLAGDLLNQIISANYAARSLAVPFLGLFGACATFVEAILVGSMLIDGGFSERVLLAASSHHNTAERQYRFPTEQGVQRPLSAQWTVTGAGSLVLEKSGEGPRVTMGTIGKVIDLGVTDINNMGAAMAPAAADTILTHFQDTGADPAAYDLILTGDLATVGADALRELLLKRGYSLGDNYHDCGMLIYDLEKQDAHAGGSGCGCSASVFSGLILRQLREKQYRKILFVATGALMSTTSIQQGESIPGIAHAVVIEF; encoded by the coding sequence ATGGGAAGCAAGCTTGGTCTACATACTTTTTTGTTTTCCCAGCCCCCGTTTATAACAGCGGGTGCTACCGTAGTTGGCCCCATGGAAGGGCAGGGCCCTCTAAGTCAAACCTTTGACTGGATTCTGGAAGATCTTTTGTTTGGAGAGCAAACCTGGGAAAAGGCGGAAAAGAAAATGCTTCAGGAGAGCGCGAAGCTGGCTCTTCAAAAAAGAAATTTAAAGGCCCAGGATATTGACTTCTTTTTGGCGGGAGATTTGTTGAACCAAATTATTTCCGCAAATTACGCCGCCCGAAGCCTGGCAGTCCCCTTTTTAGGTTTGTTTGGGGCTTGCGCAACTTTCGTTGAGGCCATTCTGGTTGGGAGCATGCTGATCGACGGTGGTTTTTCAGAACGCGTTCTCCTGGCTGCTTCGAGCCACCATAACACTGCGGAGCGCCAGTACCGTTTTCCTACCGAACAGGGTGTCCAACGTCCGTTATCCGCCCAATGGACCGTAACAGGGGCCGGATCGCTCGTTTTAGAAAAATCAGGAGAAGGTCCGAGGGTTACAATGGGAACGATTGGAAAAGTAATAGATCTGGGGGTTACCGATATCAACAATATGGGTGCGGCGATGGCCCCCGCGGCGGCCGATACTATATTGACTCACTTTCAAGATACAGGAGCTGACCCTGCCGCCTATGATTTAATCCTGACCGGAGATTTAGCTACAGTCGGTGCAGACGCATTAAGAGAACTCCTTTTAAAGCGCGGTTATTCACTTGGTGATAATTATCACGATTGTGGGATGCTTATTTATGATCTTGAAAAACAGGATGCCCACGCGGGAGGAAGTGGCTGCGGGTGCTCTGCATCAGTTTTTTCGGGCCTGATTTTGCGCCAGTTGCGGGAAAAACAGTACCGAAAAATTCTTTTCGTGGCAACAGGTGCCCTGATGAGCACAACCAGTATCCAACAGGGTGAATCCATTCCCGGTATTGCCCACGCGGTAGTTATCGAGTTTTAA
- a CDS encoding spore germination protein, which yields MGTSQAAQKTKVSKHLADNVKVLHHALGVGDSFDIITRELKIAGKEAVLLFVDGLSRDEVLLYLMWALFDLPREELQPFNLSKLVKEKLPYAEIQTLDTLDDIVDTVLAGPQVLLVDGLEQGIVIDARIYPIRSIQEPELERVVRGSRDGFTETIVYNTALIRRRIRDPRLRFVMLQVGVRSKTDICLAYLEDVVNPELVAFVRNRLEEIKIDGLPMAEKSVEELITPGSYWNPFPKVRYTERPDVAAVHLLEGHLVVLVDTSPSVMILPATFFSHVQHAEEYRQSPLVGAYLRWVRFFAITASIFLLPVWFLVALEPELLPPFLRFIGPSKPGQIPLFGQFLLAEFAVDFLRMAAIHIPSALVTALGIIAAILLGEIAIRIGLFSGEVVLYTAVAAIGTFATPSYELSMANRLVRLGLVILVGIWRLPGLLIGLLLSIFFMLSSKSFGIPYFWPLIPFNWNALKQVLLRYPVPLQNLRPSITKPRDVIRQASPALKPERAKGSDRGEKRRKKTSEEDL from the coding sequence TTGGGTACGAGTCAGGCAGCCCAGAAAACCAAAGTAAGCAAACACCTTGCCGATAACGTTAAAGTTCTTCATCATGCGCTGGGTGTTGGAGATAGTTTCGATATCATCACCCGTGAATTAAAAATTGCCGGGAAAGAAGCTGTTCTGCTTTTTGTAGACGGTTTGAGCAGGGATGAAGTTTTATTATATTTGATGTGGGCACTTTTCGATCTCCCACGGGAGGAATTGCAACCGTTCAATTTAAGTAAACTTGTCAAAGAAAAACTTCCCTACGCTGAGATTCAAACCCTTGATACCCTCGATGATATTGTTGATACGGTTTTAGCGGGACCACAGGTACTTCTCGTAGATGGTTTAGAGCAAGGGATTGTAATCGATGCCCGGATTTACCCAATCCGTTCAATCCAGGAGCCGGAACTCGAAAGGGTTGTGCGCGGGTCACGGGATGGTTTCACCGAAACTATTGTGTATAATACTGCCTTAATCCGAAGGCGAATCCGCGATCCAAGATTACGTTTCGTCATGCTCCAGGTTGGGGTACGGTCAAAAACCGATATTTGCTTGGCATATCTCGAAGATGTCGTTAACCCCGAATTAGTTGCTTTTGTCCGGAACCGCCTGGAAGAAATAAAAATTGACGGTCTTCCCATGGCTGAAAAATCCGTAGAAGAATTAATTACTCCGGGGAGTTACTGGAATCCTTTTCCGAAAGTACGCTATACCGAACGTCCCGATGTTGCTGCTGTTCACCTTTTAGAAGGTCATCTTGTCGTTTTGGTAGATACATCTCCAAGTGTGATGATCCTGCCGGCCACTTTTTTCAGTCATGTTCAACATGCCGAGGAATACCGGCAAAGCCCATTGGTTGGCGCTTACTTAAGATGGGTACGTTTTTTTGCGATTACTGCCTCAATTTTTTTGCTACCTGTCTGGTTCCTGGTTGCTCTGGAACCAGAACTTCTTCCTCCCTTTTTGAGATTTATCGGTCCTTCTAAACCAGGACAGATTCCTCTTTTTGGACAATTTTTGCTGGCTGAATTTGCAGTTGATTTCCTCCGGATGGCCGCGATCCATATTCCATCTGCCCTTGTAACAGCCCTCGGAATTATTGCTGCAATTTTACTGGGCGAAATCGCGATTCGGATCGGTCTTTTTAGCGGAGAGGTTGTTCTGTATACGGCAGTTGCAGCAATCGGAACATTTGCTACACCCAGTTATGAATTAAGTATGGCCAACCGTTTGGTACGTTTAGGGTTGGTAATTCTTGTAGGAATTTGGCGTTTACCCGGTCTCTTGATAGGCTTGCTGCTCAGTATTTTCTTCATGCTTTCCAGCAAGTCCTTCGGAATTCCTTATTTTTGGCCTCTGATTCCGTTTAACTGGAATGCCTTAAAGCAGGTGCTGCTGCGCTACCCTGTACCTTTGCAAAACTTGCGACCTTCAATTACAAAACCCCGGGATGTAATCCGTCAAGCTTCGCCGGCGCTTAAGCCCGAAAGAGCAAAAGGCTCGGATCGGGGCGAAAAAAGAAGAAAAAAAACATCTGAAGAGGATTTGTAA
- a CDS encoding D-alanyl-D-alanine carboxypeptidase family protein: MRKRRIFVFTIALVFLFQIFPVTRAWSSAPLETNAASAVLMDAYSGKILYEKEPHKRVAPASVTKVMTLLIAMEAIAKGKVKWEDRVVASEEAWELGGSQIWLEPGEEFSLREMMIAIAVGSANDACVAVAEHIAGSHEAFVNLMNQKAQSLGLKNTHFVNAYGLPAEGHYTSAYDMAHISREAVKYPEILELTAMKHYDKLRGGRPKLDNTNKMLWWYKGTDGLKTGWTTEAQYCLASTVKKDGLRLICCVFGVPEARGNFRESMKIFNWGFANYDFQEMVQAGKVVGKVPVGKGAKDEVEVVVPRNVGILVKKGGDLEVKTEVKLPSLVPAPILKDQPLGELRVMLQGQLQEKVPLIAKDEVLRGSFVRQLDKSFRALIS, encoded by the coding sequence ATGCGTAAACGGAGGATTTTCGTGTTTACAATTGCCCTGGTCTTCCTGTTTCAGATTTTTCCCGTAACCCGAGCGTGGAGCAGTGCCCCCCTGGAAACAAATGCTGCCTCGGCGGTGTTGATGGACGCTTATTCGGGTAAAATTTTGTATGAAAAAGAACCCCACAAACGGGTTGCTCCTGCAAGTGTCACCAAAGTTATGACGCTCCTCATCGCGATGGAGGCGATTGCAAAGGGGAAAGTCAAATGGGAAGACCGGGTAGTAGCAAGCGAGGAGGCCTGGGAATTAGGAGGCTCTCAAATCTGGCTGGAGCCGGGTGAAGAGTTTTCGCTCAGGGAAATGATGATCGCGATTGCGGTTGGTTCTGCTAATGATGCCTGTGTGGCCGTTGCCGAACACATCGCAGGAAGTCATGAGGCGTTTGTAAATTTGATGAACCAAAAGGCACAGTCCTTAGGTTTAAAAAATACCCACTTCGTAAACGCGTATGGCCTTCCGGCCGAAGGGCACTATACCAGTGCTTACGACATGGCCCACATTAGCCGGGAAGCGGTAAAATACCCGGAAATTCTCGAACTAACTGCAATGAAACATTATGATAAACTGCGGGGGGGGAGGCCCAAATTAGATAATACAAATAAAATGCTCTGGTGGTATAAAGGGACCGACGGTCTCAAAACAGGCTGGACCACCGAGGCGCAGTATTGTTTGGCTTCGACCGTCAAAAAAGACGGCCTTCGTTTAATCTGTTGTGTGTTTGGGGTTCCCGAGGCCCGGGGGAATTTCCGGGAGTCCATGAAGATTTTCAACTGGGGCTTTGCCAACTATGATTTTCAAGAAATGGTCCAAGCCGGCAAGGTAGTGGGCAAGGTCCCGGTTGGAAAGGGAGCAAAAGATGAAGTAGAAGTTGTTGTACCCAGGAATGTTGGCATTCTGGTTAAAAAGGGCGGAGATTTGGAGGTTAAAACCGAGGTCAAGTTGCCTTCCCTTGTCCCGGCCCCAATTTTAAAAGATCAGCCCTTAGGGGAGTTAAGGGTTATGCTTCAAGGTCAACTTCAGGAAAAGGTCCCTCTTATTGCTAAAGATGAAGTTTTAAGAGGAAGCTTTGTGCGCCAGCTGGATAAAAGTTTTCGTGCTTTGATTTCATAA
- a CDS encoding SigF/SigG family RNA polymerase sporulation sigma factor yields the protein MNSLQEMGLPRFPLLSERETLRLLKKAHKGDHRAREKLINCNFRLVFNIVKRFEGRGFDLEDLFQIGAIGLIKAIDNFDVTYGVKFSTYAVPMIIGEIRRFLRDDRPVKVSRALKEKGIRVKRIREQLVREFGREPTIAEIADALELGKDEVVTALEATQLPISIFETFYHDENKDNLCILDHLKIEDEEEQVWLEKIALREALLNLPDRERKIIWLRFFQDKTQAEVGALLGLSQVQVSRLERQAVAKLRKYLHSP from the coding sequence ATGAATTCTTTACAAGAAATGGGTTTGCCTCGTTTTCCCCTCCTTTCCGAAAGGGAAACCTTGCGGCTCTTGAAAAAGGCACACAAGGGCGATCACAGGGCCCGGGAAAAATTGATTAACTGCAACTTCCGCCTGGTCTTTAACATCGTGAAGCGTTTTGAAGGACGAGGTTTCGATCTGGAAGATCTTTTTCAGATTGGAGCGATCGGATTAATAAAGGCAATAGATAATTTCGATGTCACTTACGGAGTGAAGTTTTCGACATATGCTGTACCGATGATTATTGGAGAAATACGCCGCTTCTTACGTGATGATCGCCCGGTCAAGGTGTCGCGGGCTTTGAAGGAGAAGGGAATTCGGGTTAAAAGGATCCGGGAGCAACTGGTACGGGAGTTTGGCCGGGAACCCACGATTGCTGAAATCGCGGATGCTCTGGAGCTTGGAAAAGACGAGGTTGTTACAGCCCTTGAAGCTACACAGCTTCCCATCTCAATTTTTGAAACATTTTACCATGATGAGAATAAGGATAATCTTTGTATCCTGGATCATTTAAAAATTGAAGATGAAGAAGAACAGGTGTGGTTGGAGAAGATTGCCCTGCGGGAGGCCCTTTTAAACCTGCCAGACCGGGAGCGAAAAATTATCTGGCTCAGGTTTTTTCAGGATAAAACCCAAGCCGAGGTTGGTGCTTTGCTTGGTTTATCCCAGGTTCAGGTATCCCGCTTAGAACGTCAAGCTGTTGCGAAGTTGAGGAAATACCTGCACTCCCCCTAA
- a CDS encoding acyl-CoA dehydratase activase-related protein — protein sequence MVTLGIPRALLFYYYYPLWRAFFTNLGVQVIVSPVTNKKILDSGLHTALDEACLPVKLFFGHVLALADRVDYLFVPRLISVEHKAYICPKFMGLPDMLRARLPHLPPIIDLPVDFHRPGPTLDDFFEAVGSIFTQDRLLIRKAFQSAHETHQQFQKLLESGLLPPEAISVFEDEEVTHRRGQDNFLKIGLLGHAYNLYDPFISMDLIGKLRKMDASVITADSLPPDLIEQRVKRLPKRLFWTLGKKMLGAALNFFENKQLDGIIYLTSFGCGPESFVGELVERWAKRRGVLPLMLLTIDEHTGEAGLVTRLEAFLEMIKRRKKNENHLSTYG from the coding sequence ATGGTTACCCTGGGAATACCCCGTGCCCTCTTGTTCTACTACTATTACCCGCTTTGGCGGGCATTTTTCACTAATTTGGGTGTTCAGGTAATTGTTTCACCTGTGACCAACAAAAAGATTTTAGACTCCGGGTTGCATACCGCCTTAGACGAGGCTTGTCTTCCTGTAAAACTCTTTTTCGGTCACGTTCTTGCATTAGCCGATCGGGTAGATTATTTATTCGTTCCCCGTTTAATCAGCGTTGAGCATAAGGCCTATATTTGTCCGAAATTTATGGGGCTGCCCGATATGCTGCGGGCGCGCCTCCCTCACTTGCCCCCAATCATCGACCTCCCGGTAGATTTCCATCGTCCCGGACCGACATTGGATGATTTTTTTGAGGCAGTTGGAAGTATTTTTACTCAGGATCGCCTTTTAATCCGGAAAGCTTTTCAGTCAGCTCATGAAACTCACCAGCAGTTTCAAAAACTTCTCGAAAGCGGTCTGCTTCCCCCGGAAGCAATCTCAGTCTTCGAGGATGAAGAGGTAACTCATCGGAGGGGCCAGGACAACTTTTTAAAAATCGGTCTGCTTGGACATGCTTATAATCTTTACGACCCTTTTATCAGCATGGACTTGATTGGAAAATTGCGTAAAATGGATGCATCTGTGATCACCGCAGATTCTTTACCTCCTGATTTGATTGAACAACGGGTGAAACGGCTTCCTAAAAGATTATTCTGGACTTTGGGAAAAAAAATGCTTGGCGCTGCTTTGAATTTTTTTGAAAATAAGCAGCTTGATGGGATCATTTATCTTACCTCTTTTGGGTGCGGTCCGGAATCTTTTGTTGGAGAGTTAGTCGAGAGGTGGGCCAAACGAAGGGGGGTGCTGCCCTTGATGCTGCTGACAATTGATGAACACACCGGCGAAGCGGGACTGGTAACCCGTTTAGAGGCTTTTTTAGAAATGATAAAACGGAGGAAGAAAAATGAGAATCACCTATCCACATATGGGTAA
- the spoIIAB gene encoding anti-sigma F factor, with protein MRLRNRMKLEFLSRPENVSLARVAIATFATEVDFNLSDLEEIKVAVSEAVSNAIVHGYEEKPTGTILVTANLYQDVLEIIVEDEGKGIADLTQALQPGGNADPERMGLGFVFMKSFMDEVDVWSELGQGTRVKLVKILPGTQRTQKYAEN; from the coding sequence TTGAGACTGCGTAACAGGATGAAATTGGAGTTTTTGAGCCGACCGGAGAATGTGAGCCTGGCCCGCGTTGCTATCGCAACCTTTGCCACCGAGGTCGATTTTAATTTGAGTGATCTTGAAGAAATAAAAGTTGCAGTTTCAGAGGCGGTTTCTAACGCCATCGTTCACGGTTATGAAGAAAAACCAACCGGAACGATTCTTGTTACTGCTAACCTCTACCAGGATGTGCTTGAAATCATTGTCGAAGATGAAGGAAAGGGAATCGCGGATCTTACCCAGGCCCTGCAGCCCGGGGGCAATGCCGATCCCGAACGGATGGGGTTAGGATTTGTGTTTATGAAGTCTTTTATGGATGAGGTAGATGTCTGGTCGGAATTAGGGCAGGGGACGAGGGTAAAGCTGGTTAAAATCTTACCGGGTACGCAGCGTACGCAAAAGTACGCGGAGAATTGA